Part of the Aquarana catesbeiana isolate 2022-GZ linkage group LG06, ASM4218655v1, whole genome shotgun sequence genome is shown below.
taaacccttttgaaaaattccacaaaaaaaacaaacaaactgcaagacaaagacataatgagctagtatgcatagcataataAAGGGAAAAACTGcgcttagtgaaaaaaaaaataagataaattaTGTTGAAAAGTGATAATTAAAACATATCAAAAAGTGATAATTGAAAACAGTCCAATGAGCAGCAGCTTAATGTGAGATATGCACAAAACAAAGTATGGAAAGGAGAAACTGCGCTGCTTGAAGGTAAATCCTAACAACTCTTCGTGGGTAAAAATTGTGTGATGAAATAACAGTTCAAATTATGATCCAAAAACAGACACCAAAGTGAGCTTGATCAACAAAacgtgccaccaccttaagaaaGACTcacttaccagtagggatgagccgaacaccccccgttcggttcgcaccagaacatgcgaacaggaaaaaagtttgttcaaacacgcgaacaccgttaaagtctatgggacacgaacatgaataatcaaaagtgctaattttaaaggctaatatgcaagttattgtcataaaaagtgtttggggacctgggtcctgccccaggggacatgggtcaatgcaaaaaaaagttttaaaaacagccattttttcaggagcagtgattttaatattgcttaaagtcaaacaataaaagtgtaatatccctttaaatttagtacctggggggtgtctatagtatgcctgtaaaggggcgcatgtttcctgtgtttagaacagtctgacagcaaaatgacattttgaagaaaaaaacccatttaaaattaccagcggctattgcattgccgacaatacacatagaagttcattgccgacaatacacatagaagttcattgataaaacggcatgagaattccccaaaaGGGAactcccgaaccaaaatttaaaaaaaaaaacggcatggggtccccccaaaaatccataccagacccttatccgagcacgcaacctggcaggccgcaggaaaagaggggggacgagagtgcgccccccctcctgaaccataccaggccacatgccctcaacattgggagggtgctttggggtagccccccaaaacaccttgtccccatgttgatgaggaaaagggcctcatccccacaaccctggcaggtggttgtgggggtctgcgggcggggggcttatcggaatctggaagccccctttaacaaggggacccccagatcccatccccccctgtgtgaaatggtaagggggtacttacccctaccatttcactaaaaaactgtcagaaatgttaaaaatgacaagagacagtttttgacaattcctttatttaaatacttcttctttcttctatcttccttcatcttctggttcttctggttcttctggctcttctggttcttcctccagcattctcgtccagcatctcatttttttttttttaattttggttcggggttcccctttggggaattcccatgccgtttttatcaatgaacttctatgtgtattgtcggcaatgcaatagccgcgggtagttttaaatgggttttttccttcaaaatgtcattttgctgtcagactgttctaaatacaggaaacatgcgcccctttacaggcatactatagacaccccccaggtacgaaatttaaagggatattacacttttattgtttgactttaagcattattaaaatcactgctcctgaaaaaacggccgtttttaaaacttttttttgcattgatccatgtcccctggggcaggacccgggtccccaaaccctttttatgacaaagtcccatagacttttaaagggtgttccgtggcatttgaatttgccgcgaacaccccaaattgttcgctgttcggcaaacttgcgaacagccaatgttcgagtcgaacatgagttcgactcgaactcgaagctcatccttacttacCAGCTAGCAAGCAAAACCAGGCAGATGACTATAGACCAGTCAAAGCCTTTACTTGTATGGAAGATCGTCTGACAGATCGTCTGACAAGCTTAATTGGATAACTGTATGGATTCTCCAAATGCTCCAGGCGCCGTACGACTCAGACCAAAAAGCTCAGTACTTCAGCCATGCATAAGGAGAAAAGACCACCATAGCATAATATTGCCTTaaacaatttattttaaaatatatagtaTTGCACTTACACTTAATAGAGTAAAATCACGTATAAACAGCAGAGCCGGCCGGCTGCAAACAAAACCTCCTCCTAGcgagacagcgtggtgacgtcagcttccgcccagcagtatcttggagacgagtgagcgccatcttggcctcacttgtctcctgacacacaacggaggaggacgtgatcgcctccgccgctaccgacggctccggtaagcggcggagggcaccggatcgcggcgggaggggggggggcccctctcccgccaccgataaaagtgatctcgcggcgaatccaccgcagggaccacttttatctgaaagccggccgccgcacgaaaacggggataccggggttatggcagctagctgctgccataacaacgatatccccgttcaaacttaggacctATATatacgtgcggcggtcgggaagtggttaaacaatttattttaaaatatatagtaTTGCACTTACACTTAATAGAGTAAAATCACGTATAAACAGCAGAGCCGGCCGGCTGCAAACAAAACCTCCTCCTAGcgagacagcgtggtgacgtcagcacatatcctcttccagatgcgtttcgtcatatgtTACATTGTCAATGGGGAATGGGTAGCGTGCTGATCCACCACCTAAACAAAACACCAGACCTTGTTCTGAGTCCCATAGGCAGAGTCAAAAaacgccatcttaagtgtgggcaccaCATCCATAGTTACCAACAATGTGTAACCAAAAGTACCCATAATGTAAAATGTAAACCCTATATGTAAAAATTAATTTTAACCATTAAAAGTAATCTATTTGTAAATACAAAGACATATATAACGAATTGTATaattgtaaaataatttttttcacattcttctttgcaaaatatctcaagctctgtgaGATAGGagggagaacgtctgtgaacagcaattttcaagtcttgccacagattctcatttggatttaggtctggactttgactgggccattctaacacatgaatatgctttgatcaaatcCATTCCAtcgtagatctggctgtatgtttagggtcgttgtcctgctggaaggtgaacctccgccccagtctcaagtcttttgtagactctaacaggttttcttctaagattgtcctgtagttgtctccatccatcttcctataaactctgaccagcttccctgtccctactgaagaaaagcatcagtggggatggtgtattcagggtgatgtgcagtgttgattTTCCAccacacacatagcgttttgcttttaggtcaaaaagttacattttagtctcatctgaccagagcaccttcttccacatgtttgctgtgtcccccacatggcttctcacaaactgtaaatgggacttcttacggctttctttcaacaatgtctttcttcttgccacctctccataaaggtcagatttgtggagagcatgactaatagttgtcctgtggacagattctcccacctgagctgtggatctcagcagctcctccagagttaccatggaccacttggctgcttctctgatgaatgctctccttgcccggcctgtcagtttaggtggacggccatgtcttggtaggtttgcagttgtgccatactctttccatttttcggatgatggattgaacagggctctgtgacttctgaaggcaattggttccactagattttagttaggggtatcagagtaaaggggggtgaatataaatgcacgccacacttttcacatatttatttgtaaaaaaaaatgggaaaacatttatcatttttcttccacttcacaattatgtgccactttgtgttggtctatcacataaaatcccaataaaatacatttatatttttgattgtgaaatggcaaaatgtggaaggggtgtgaatactttttcaagaaacTGTACCTCTCATCCAGGACCCATCCTTGACATCCTGtacaatatacacacatacacagcagtTAGGATTTATTTTATTATAAGTCTGTTTATAATTTAAATgtgtaaactggaaaaaaaaacaaaacaatttgtgTCTTAGATTTGTCTATGTCACACGCAACATTACATTCAATTTGCATGTTCTATATGAATTTAGCCATTGGATCTGTGAACTTCGGCAATCACATTTTGCATGTATTCAAACTCAGCCCACTGAAGTCATTTAGAATGTGAATTCTAGAAGTGGAAATTACTTGGTCAGGGAAGAAGAGATACGTGGATGCCTGCTTCTTATATAGGTGAACCTTTGGCAAGAAAGAGACACTACCAGAAGACGTTGGATTCTCAGTTCCCTCTGTCTTTCAGAGAACATCTTGAGCAAGCCATTTCCGAGAGAAACGTTTTTTTGTTCCTTCTCAAAATGATTAGCACTACCACAGTGATCTGTCTCAGTATCTTGGCCATTGAGACCATCGCTGGCTTGTGTTCTGACATTTTTATAATAACTTCACTCATTCTCTCAGGTTACAAAGAGAAATATTTTGCACCCTACACCAGCATACTGATTGCTCTCTGTGTTTCCACTGTTGGGTACACCATATTGATGTTTGCAAACATTCTTGTGAGCTTTGCCTTCCCAACAATATTTATTGtactatacatcacatacatcgtCAACTATTTGACCTTATTCAGCATTAACTCCAGCTCATGGCTCACTTGCAGTCTGTGCTTCTTCTATTTTATAAAAATTGTACAGTTTAAGCCTGGATTCCTTGCTTGGGTTAAGATGAAAATAGAAATAATAGTACCTTGGATGATACTAACTGTGGAACTCATCTCTCTGTTTGGGAGTTTCTTATCCTTGCTTGTCTACAATCAAGAATCACCTACAAATTCAAATATAAGTATGACCGAGGTGACCCCAAAGCAATTCAAGCTAAGCCTGGGATTTATGATTGTAGTCATCATAGTCATTTCTTTGCCTTTCTCAATTTCAGTTACATCCATGGCTGTCAGTTCTTGGTTTTTGAAGCGACACGGGGATCATATTAAGAGGAATATGGGAGAATCTCGTGGTGGCGTAAAAGAATATCAGCGTGTTGTTCAGACCATGTTTTGTCTTATATTTTTCTATGCATTACTATACCTTGTTACACTTATTTTGGTACTACCAATATTTAACAGTCAGAGTTGGGGGTACTGGATGTGTTTCATGGTTCTCTTTTCTTTTGCTCTGGTTCAGTCCAGTCTTCTAATCGCTGGTAACCCCAAACTCAAAGAAGCTTGGAGAAAAATGCTTACCTATATATAAACTCTTGAAAAAATCACATGGTTTTATTAAATGTGTCATGAAATGTTGCAAATGACtgttttgtatatgtgtatataatgcAATATAATTTAACAAATGTACCTTCCCGAAATCCACAGaatgttttagttatagtcttatAATGAACTTCCAGTGCATAAAGTCCTGTAGTTTATGTTCAGTATGGGAAcattacccacttcagccctggaccatttggctgggtaaagaccagagtgttttttgtgattcggcactgctttgctttaactgacaattgcgcggtcgtgcgacgtgactctgaaacaaaatcgacgtccttttttccccaaaaatagagctttcttttggtggtatttgattacccctgcagtttttattttttgcgctataaacaaaaaaagagcaacaattttgaaaaaacgcaatattttttactttttgctataataaatatccccaaaaaatgtctaaattttttttttccctcagttaaggctgatatgtattcttctacatatttttggtaaaaaaaaatgcaataagcatttatttattagtttgcgcaaaatttataa
Proteins encoded:
- the LOC141147882 gene encoding taste receptor type 2 member 40-like, whose translation is MPASYIGEPLARKRHYQKTLDSQFPLSFREHLEQAISERNVFLFLLKMISTTTVICLSILAIETIAGLCSDIFIITSLILSGYKEKYFAPYTSILIALCVSTVGYTILMFANILVSFAFPTIFIVLYITYIVNYLTLFSINSSSWLTCSLCFFYFIKIVQFKPGFLAWVKMKIEIIVPWMILTVELISLFGSFLSLLVYNQESPTNSNISMTEVTPKQFKLSLGFMIVVIIVISLPFSISVTSMAVSSWFLKRHGDHIKRNMGESRGGVKEYQRVVQTMFCLIFFYALLYLVTLILVLPIFNSQSWGYWMCFMVLFSFALVQSSLLIAGNPKLKEAWRKMLTYI